The Scomber japonicus isolate fScoJap1 chromosome 9, fScoJap1.pri, whole genome shotgun sequence genome includes a region encoding these proteins:
- the utp15 gene encoding U3 small nucleolar RNA-associated protein 15 homolog yields the protein MASFKPTKIQVYPKLGEKVTQDTLYWKNYKAPVQIKEFGAITNIDFSPVAPHNFAVTSFTRIHIYGPFSQEPVKSFTRFKDTAYCGRFRSDGQLLVAGCEDSVVRLFDVSGKVALRMFKGHTKAVHVTDFTSDRYQILTGSDDYTCRLWDIPNSTELNTYQEHTDYIRCGVTSKLNRDLFITGSYDHTLKLFDARVDKSVMTMDHGQPVESLLLYPSEGLLVSAGGRYVKVWDLLKGGQPLVSLRNHHKTVTCLCLSSNGQRLLSASLDRHVKVYNTTNYKAVHNFDYAASILSLALAPDDESIVVGMTNSILSIKHRKSPEESKDSSSQQRRRPSYRVFVKGKNVPKQDDYLVSKPVKQHLAKYDKQLKKFNVSMALDTALETWTRHRKPEITVAVIKELDRRGTLKNALAGRDEKGLSHLLNFLIGNLVDPRFAPVLTTATEMILDIYQSIIGQSPVVDRQLLRLQELLEKEIDYQQDLLEVLGMLDTMFASSLPRKEVPCCSISRPNGQVEGVASTSRPQLQAS from the exons ATGGCCTCATTCAAACCTACAAAAATTCAGGTTTATCCTAAACTTGGAGAGAAAGTCACACAAGACACACTGTACTGGAAAAACTACAAG GCTCCAGTCCAAATAAAAGAATTTGGAGCAATCACAAACATCGACTTCTCCCCAGTGGCTCCACATAACTTTGCTGTGACATCATTTACAAGA ATCCACATTTATGGGCCATTCTCCCAGGAGCCAGTGAAGTCATTTACACGGTTTAAGGACACAGCGTACTGCGGCAGGTTCCGCTCAGATGGTCAGCTGCTTGTGGCGGGATGTGAGGACTCGGTGGTACGGCTGTTCGATGTCAGCGGCAAAGTGGCACTCAGGATGTTCAAAGGGCACACAAA GGCTGTGCATGTGACAGACTTCACCTCGGACCGTTACCAGATTCTCACAGGGTCAGACGACTACACCTGCCGACTCTGGGACATCCCAAATTCCACTGAGCTCAACACCTACCAAGAACATACAGATTACATCCGCTGCGGTGTCACCAGCAAACTCAACAGAGATCTCTTCATTACTG GATCGTATGACCACACACTGAAACTGTTTGATGCCAGAGTGGATAAGAGTGTAATGACCATGGATCACGGCCAGCCAGTGGAGAGTCTGCTTCTCTATCCCTCTGAAGGACTCCTTGTCTCTGCAG GTGGACGCTATGTCAAAGTATGGGATCTGCTAAAAGGAGGCCAGCCTCTGGTGTCCCTGAGGAACCATCACAAAACTGTCACCTGTTTGTGTCTCAGCAGCAACGGGCAGAGGCTGCTATCAGCTTCTTTGGACAG gCATGTGAAAGTGTACAACACAACCAACTATAAAGCGGTCCACAACTTTGACTACGCTGCATCTATTCTCAGTCTGGCTTTGGCT CCGGATGATGAGTCCATCGTCGTGGGTATGACCAACAGTATTCTGAGTATCAAACACAGGAAGAGCCCTGAAGAGTCAAAGGATTCCTCTAGCCAACAAAGACGGCGGCCATCATATCGTGTTTTTGTAAAAGGGAAGAACGTCCCTAAACAG GATGATTATCTTGTCAGCAAGCCAGTGAAACAACATTTGGCTAAATATGACAAGCAGCTCAAGAAATTCAATGTATCCATGGCTTTGGATACTGCTCTGGAG aCATGGACAAGACATAGAAAACCAGAGATCACAGTTGCTGTCATCAAGGAGCTGGATCGAAGAGGAACATTGAAGAATGCTCTGGCAGGAAGAGATGAAAAGGGGCTCTCTCATTTGCTCAACTTCCTTATAGG GAATTTGGTCGACCCCAGGTTCGCTCCTGTCCTCACAACAGCGACCGAAATGATCCTCGACATTTATCAGTCTATAATCGGCCAGTCACCAGTTGTGGACCGTCAGCTGTTGCGTCTTCAGGAGCTGCTGGAGAAAGAGATTGACTACCAGCAGGACCTCCTGGAGGTGCTGGGCATGTTGGACACAATGTTTGCCTCCTCCCTCCCGAGGAAGGAGGTGCCATGCTGTAGCATCAGCAGACCTAATGGGCAGGTCGAAGGTGTAGCAAGCACCTCAAGGCCACAGCTCCAGGCCTCCTGA
- the LOC128364380 gene encoding transcription factor BTF3-like has product MKESIMNQEKLAKLQAQVRIGGKGSARRKKKVVHRTATADDKKLQFSLKKLGVNNISGIEEVNMFTNQGTVIHFNNPKVQASLAANTFTITGHAENKQLTEMLPGILNQLGADSLTSLRRLAETLPKPTGENKAPMVAAEEEDDEVPDLVENFDEASKDEAN; this is encoded by the exons ATGAAGGAGTCGATAATGAACCAGGAGAAGCTCGCCAAACTGCAGGCGCAGGTCCGCATAGGCGGCAAG GGATCAGCCCGCAGAAAGAAGAAGGTGGTGCACAGAACAGCTACAGCAGATGACAAGAAGTTGCAGTTTTCTCTCAAGAAACTGGGAGTCAACAACATCTCCGGCATTGAGGAG GTGAATATGTTCACAAACCAAGGGACAGTGATCCACTTCAATAACCCAAAGGTCCAGGCCTCCTTGGCTGCCAACACCTTCACAATCACAGGACACGCTGAGAACAAGCAGCTCACAGAGATGCTCCCAGGAATCTTAAACCAGCTGGGGGCCGACAGTCTCACCAGCCTCAGGAGACTAGCAGAGACCCTGCCTAAGCCAA CTGGAGAGAACAAAGCCCCTATGGTTGctgctgaggaggaggatgatgaagttCCAG ATCTCGTTGAAAACTTCGATGAGGCTTCAAAGGACGAGGCAAACTAA